The following are encoded together in the Candidatus Omnitrophota bacterium genome:
- a CDS encoding acylphosphatase, whose protein sequence is MFQSHIVYLGTVQGVGFRYTVHRFASELDLVGWVRNLSDGSVEILVEGKKESIEELIKNIDEYFSGYIQDKKVTHREAEVHFKDFRIA, encoded by the coding sequence ATGTTTCAATCGCATATTGTGTATTTAGGAACAGTTCAAGGCGTTGGATTCCGTTATACGGTCCATCGCTTTGCCTCAGAGCTTGACTTAGTGGGCTGGGTTAGGAACTTAAGCGATGGCAGTGTTGAAATTTTAGTCGAGGGCAAGAAAGAATCCATCGAAGAGTTAATAAAAAATATTGATGAATATTTCTCCGGCTATATTCAGGACAAAAAGGTCACGCACCGAGAAGCAGAAGTCCATTTTAAAGATTTCCGGATCGCATAG
- a CDS encoding metallophosphoesterase family protein — MRYAIFSDIHANLQAVESVLAELKKEKIDGYFCAGDVVGYGANPHECIGIVRDLNTVCVAGNHDWAVVDKVDIAYFNPTAQEAILWTRAKALREDMAFLDKLPLIYKNENFIMVHGTLDEPSYFHYLVDIRQAATMFRYMDRNVCFVGHSHVTDIFVLKDGKVARGLSADISVEKECKYIINVGSVGQPRDGNPKSSFCIYDTQENTISIRRVDYNITEAQKRILESGLSPFLASRLNLGR; from the coding sequence ATGCGCTACGCCATTTTTTCCGATATTCACGCAAACCTCCAGGCGGTTGAATCCGTCTTAGCCGAATTAAAAAAAGAAAAGATCGACGGGTATTTTTGTGCGGGCGATGTCGTCGGTTATGGCGCTAATCCGCATGAGTGCATCGGGATCGTTCGTGATCTAAATACCGTTTGTGTCGCCGGTAATCATGATTGGGCTGTTGTCGACAAGGTCGATATCGCGTACTTTAATCCTACCGCCCAAGAAGCCATTCTCTGGACTAGGGCAAAGGCCTTACGAGAAGACATGGCCTTTTTGGATAAGCTACCGCTTATTTATAAAAACGAAAATTTTATTATGGTTCATGGCACCTTAGATGAGCCAAGCTATTTTCACTATTTAGTGGATATCCGGCAGGCCGCCACGATGTTCAGATATATGGACAGGAATGTATGCTTTGTTGGGCATTCTCATGTGACGGACATTTTTGTTCTCAAAGATGGGAAAGTCGCTCGGGGATTATCGGCGGATATTTCAGTCGAGAAAGAATGTAAATATATTATTAATGTCGGTAGTGTTGGCCAACCTCGCGATGGAAATCCAAAGTCAAGCTTTTGTATTTATGACACCCAAGAAAATACGATTTCCATCAGAAGAGTTGATTACAATATCACCGAAGCCCAAAAAAGAATTTTAGAATCCGGCCTTTCTCCTTTTTTGGCCTCACGATTAAATCTTGGCCGTTAG
- the ligA gene encoding NAD-dependent DNA ligase LigA yields the protein MDKTRAQKEIIRLSEEIELHNHRYYVLSQPTISDKEYDELLRCLIELEKQFPELRSAQSPTVRVGAKIDEAARAVAHKAKMYSLDNTYSAQELCEWEERVKKNLPGEHIEYVAELKIDGVSAALTYENGIFTLGATRGDGLTGEDVTHNIKTIRSIPLKLFGEKDKDFPSVFEVRTEIYMNLEDFKILNQERKKQGEELFANPRNATSGSLKLLDSTMTAKRKLSSFVHSFGILRGEETPETHWDFLSSAKRYGFRVNEENRLCRTFQDVLDYCKKYQEKRSSIPYEVDGVVIKVNSLEQQRKLGATLKSPRWAVAYKFPAHQATTKVLDIVIQVGRTGVLTPVACLEPVACAGVMISRATLHNFDEIKRLGIKKGDRILLERAGDVIPKVIKVVEHSKETSRAFQVPKKCPECGGDIVKEKTEDVAYRCVNIDCPKQLERRLVHFASRTAMDIEGLGEVVIAQLLEKGRVKNLADIYFLEKKDLLDLELFKDKKADNLLAAIQNSKKNSLSRLLYALGISNIGEKAAYTLAQKFLSLENIINAKAEDLENIHEIGEVMSYSLRDFFSKPATKKLVERLRQVGVSMLEPKNVLADNRLEGKKFVFTGEMSEFSRSEAGELVKNLGGEIVSSVSKNTDFVVAGKSPGSKFDTAVKLGVKILNEQEFKEMIQ from the coding sequence ATGGATAAAACACGCGCTCAAAAAGAGATCATAAGGTTAAGCGAAGAAATAGAGCTCCATAATCATCGTTATTATGTGCTGAGCCAGCCAACGATCTCAGATAAGGAATACGATGAGCTTTTGCGCTGTCTCATAGAGCTAGAAAAACAATTTCCTGAGTTAAGATCTGCGCAGTCGCCGACCGTAAGAGTTGGGGCAAAAATCGATGAGGCCGCTAGGGCCGTTGCGCACAAAGCCAAGATGTATTCATTGGATAATACGTACTCTGCTCAGGAGCTTTGTGAGTGGGAAGAGCGTGTTAAAAAAAATCTACCGGGTGAACATATTGAATACGTCGCGGAGCTTAAGATTGACGGAGTGAGCGCCGCGCTGACCTATGAAAACGGTATTTTTACTCTAGGCGCCACACGTGGCGATGGATTGACCGGGGAAGATGTGACGCACAATATTAAAACGATTCGCTCTATCCCGTTAAAGCTATTCGGGGAAAAAGATAAAGATTTTCCGTCGGTTTTTGAGGTGCGTACTGAAATTTATATGAACCTTGAAGATTTTAAAATCCTTAATCAGGAGCGCAAAAAGCAAGGGGAAGAATTGTTCGCTAATCCTCGCAATGCCACCAGTGGATCTTTAAAGCTTTTAGATTCGACCATGACGGCAAAGCGCAAGCTCAGTTCTTTTGTTCATTCGTTCGGAATTCTAAGAGGTGAAGAAACTCCGGAAACACACTGGGATTTTCTAAGTTCTGCCAAAAGGTATGGTTTTCGAGTCAACGAGGAAAACAGGTTGTGCCGGACGTTCCAAGATGTTTTAGATTATTGTAAGAAATATCAAGAAAAGCGAAGTTCAATTCCTTACGAAGTGGACGGTGTTGTTATTAAGGTCAATTCTTTAGAACAGCAAAGAAAACTCGGAGCGACACTTAAAAGCCCTCGATGGGCGGTTGCCTATAAATTTCCGGCTCATCAAGCGACGACAAAAGTTCTGGATATTGTTATTCAGGTGGGAAGAACGGGAGTTTTGACACCCGTCGCTTGCCTTGAGCCGGTTGCGTGCGCTGGAGTCATGATCTCTCGGGCGACACTGCATAATTTTGATGAAATAAAAAGGTTGGGAATAAAAAAAGGCGACCGAATTTTGCTGGAACGCGCTGGCGACGTTATTCCTAAAGTTATTAAAGTCGTTGAACATTCGAAAGAAACTTCTCGGGCTTTCCAGGTTCCAAAGAAATGCCCTGAATGCGGCGGAGATATTGTTAAGGAAAAAACAGAAGATGTTGCCTATCGGTGTGTCAATATAGATTGCCCTAAGCAGTTAGAGCGACGGCTCGTTCATTTTGCCTCGCGTACTGCCATGGACATTGAGGGGCTGGGAGAAGTTGTTATTGCACAGCTTTTGGAAAAAGGGCGCGTTAAGAATTTAGCGGATATTTATTTTCTAGAAAAGAAGGATTTGCTTGACCTTGAGCTTTTTAAAGATAAAAAGGCGGATAATCTTTTAGCGGCCATTCAAAACAGCAAGAAAAATTCTTTATCACGTTTATTATATGCCTTAGGGATCTCCAATATTGGTGAAAAAGCGGCCTATACTTTGGCTCAAAAATTCTTGTCACTTGAGAATATCATCAATGCTAAAGCAGAAGACCTTGAGAATATTCATGAGATCGGCGAAGTAATGTCTTATTCGCTTCGAGATTTTTTCTCAAAGCCAGCAACAAAAAAACTTGTGGAGCGTCTAAGGCAAGTTGGGGTTAGCATGCTAGAGCCTAAAAATGTGCTGGCTGATAATAGGCTGGAAGGAAAGAAATTTGTTTTTACCGGAGAGATGTCGGAATTTTCGCGAAGCGAGGCAGGTGAGCTGGTGAAAAATCTTGGCGGTGAAATCGTTTCGAGCGTTAGTAAAAATACGGATTTTGTTGTTGCGGGGAAAAGTCCGGGATCAAAATTTGATACGGCAGTAAAATTAGGCGTTAAGATCTTAAACGAACAGGAATTTAAGGAGATGATCCAATGA
- the xerD gene encoding site-specific tyrosine recombinase XerD, with translation MKEFIEEFINFLSVERGLSNNTILAYRRDLTKYTQHLLKQNISSSDAVKRENITAYMHDQKEKNLSTSSICRSLAAIKMFHRFLVRERLAKEDPTNLLETPKLWKKVPDVLSSSEIESMIKEAQGKGWQKIRDTAILELLYASGMRVSELVDLKIDSVNVQVGYVRCVGKGRKERIVPIGRRAQTAVKKYAEEVRAKLVKKNITNSLFLSRLGKKISRQSIWKIIKSYAKLARIKKVIKPHTIRHSFATHLLEHGADLRSVQEMLGHSDISTTQIYTHVDKERLRTIHQQFHPRP, from the coding sequence ATGAAAGAATTTATCGAAGAGTTTATCAATTTTCTTTCCGTCGAGCGAGGCCTGTCAAATAATACGATCCTGGCTTATCGTCGAGACTTGACAAAATACACACAGCATCTCTTAAAGCAAAATATTTCGAGTTCAGATGCGGTGAAGCGTGAAAATATTACGGCCTATATGCATGATCAGAAAGAAAAAAATCTATCGACGAGTTCGATTTGTCGAAGTTTAGCGGCTATCAAGATGTTCCACCGTTTTTTGGTCCGGGAGCGTTTAGCCAAGGAAGACCCTACCAATCTTCTGGAAACGCCGAAATTATGGAAAAAAGTTCCTGATGTTTTATCGTCCAGTGAAATTGAGAGCATGATCAAAGAAGCTCAAGGAAAAGGCTGGCAAAAAATTAGAGATACTGCGATCTTGGAATTATTATACGCCAGCGGCATGCGTGTGTCGGAACTTGTGGACTTAAAGATTGATAGCGTTAATGTTCAAGTCGGTTATGTCCGTTGCGTTGGTAAGGGGCGTAAGGAACGGATCGTTCCCATTGGACGGCGGGCTCAAACTGCAGTTAAGAAATATGCAGAAGAGGTACGTGCAAAATTGGTTAAGAAAAATATTACCAATTCTTTATTCTTGAGCCGCCTGGGAAAAAAGATCAGCCGGCAGAGCATTTGGAAGATCATTAAGTCTTACGCGAAACTGGCGAGGATCAAAAAGGTCATTAAGCCGCATACGATCCGTCATTCATTCGCGACGCATCTTTTAGAGCACGGTGCCGACCTTCGATCAGTCCAAGAAATGCTGGGGCATTCCGATATTTCAACGACACAAATCTATACGCATGTTGATAAAGAACGCTTGCGCACAATCCATCAACAATTTCATCCTAGGCCGTAG
- a CDS encoding CCA tRNA nucleotidyltransferase yields MKHLLQKLPKKILTLIKEIGFEAKSRGVVAYLVGGFVRDLILERENLDLDIVVEGDGISFAKAFARKKNADITVYGKFGTATIVLPSGKNIDFATARKETYWHSGALPDVEPSVIYDDLFRRDFSINAIAMAINPGQFGKVVDYFNGLRDIAKKKIRVLHEKSFQDDPTRILRAIRFEQRLDFQLEKQTEKLLRNSAEQKVVQNVKPQRYFEEFKKMLKEFHPVKPLRRLNQLNGFQFLGNSFKIRASQFLLLSAVEKEVAYFAREFSGKRSIDPWIIYFMSIVDVVPAKTLKKILAPFNLSSVDQARIYSACYADRVIEQLSKTKLKPSAVYEILKPLSIETTIFIKAKSGKKVIRQRIHRFLSKDSFASLHLRGDDLKSLGTAPGQPVGAALKKLLAARIDGTLKSKQDEILFIKKLNQSNVRG; encoded by the coding sequence ATGAAGCATTTATTACAAAAATTACCGAAAAAGATTTTAACGCTGATCAAAGAGATAGGCTTTGAGGCGAAAAGCCGTGGCGTTGTGGCCTATCTTGTCGGTGGATTTGTGCGCGATCTCATTTTGGAAAGAGAAAATCTTGATCTAGATATTGTTGTTGAAGGTGATGGTATCAGTTTCGCGAAGGCTTTTGCCCGCAAAAAAAATGCCGACATAACTGTATACGGAAAATTTGGGACAGCAACGATCGTTTTACCCAGCGGAAAAAACATTGATTTTGCCACGGCCAGAAAAGAAACGTATTGGCATAGCGGAGCTCTTCCGGATGTTGAGCCGAGTGTTATTTATGATGACCTTTTTCGTCGAGATTTTTCTATTAATGCGATCGCCATGGCCATCAATCCTGGTCAATTCGGCAAAGTAGTGGATTATTTTAATGGGCTTAGAGATATCGCAAAGAAGAAAATAAGAGTGTTGCATGAAAAAAGCTTTCAAGATGATCCCACTCGTATCTTGCGGGCAATCCGGTTCGAACAAAGGCTTGATTTTCAACTTGAGAAACAAACAGAAAAACTATTGAGAAATTCCGCTGAACAGAAAGTTGTGCAGAATGTTAAACCGCAGCGTTATTTTGAAGAATTTAAGAAAATGCTTAAAGAATTTCATCCCGTAAAACCTCTTCGTCGATTAAATCAGTTAAATGGCTTCCAATTTCTTGGAAATAGTTTTAAAATACGCGCATCGCAGTTTTTGCTTTTGTCCGCGGTCGAAAAAGAGGTTGCTTATTTTGCGAGAGAATTTTCTGGGAAACGATCCATTGATCCCTGGATCATTTATTTTATGTCGATCGTGGATGTGGTGCCCGCAAAAACGCTTAAGAAAATATTAGCGCCGTTTAACCTATCTTCGGTAGACCAAGCGCGAATATATTCGGCGTGTTATGCGGACAGGGTCATTGAACAGCTTTCAAAAACGAAGTTGAAACCAAGTGCTGTCTATGAAATTCTAAAGCCTTTAAGCATTGAGACGACCATTTTCATTAAAGCAAAATCCGGGAAGAAGGTTATCCGGCAGCGCATTCACCGCTTTCTAAGTAAAGACAGCTTTGCAAGCCTTCATCTTCGCGGTGATGATCTTAAGTCTTTAGGAACTGCGCCCGGACAGCCCGTCGGAGCAGCTCTTAAAAAGCTTCTTGCTGCGAGAATAGATGGTACTCTTAAATCAAAACAGGATGAAATACTTTTTATAAAGAAGTTAAACCAATCTAACGTTAGGGGATAG
- the rbfA gene encoding 30S ribosome-binding factor RbfA: MSRIDRINESVKREVSDIVQKEVKDPRLKFVTIMQAEVSRDLQHAKIYFSVFGDNSKIDSAQQGLDSAKGFIRKLVGQRVRMRYTPDIDFIFDESVSYGAHIEEIIEKIKHES, translated from the coding sequence ATGAGTCGGATCGATCGAATCAATGAATCTGTTAAAAGGGAAGTCAGCGATATTGTGCAAAAGGAAGTCAAGGATCCTCGCCTGAAGTTTGTGACGATCATGCAGGCAGAGGTGAGCCGTGACCTGCAGCATGCTAAGATCTATTTTAGCGTTTTTGGGGATAATTCTAAAATTGATTCGGCACAGCAAGGGCTTGACAGCGCCAAAGGTTTTATTCGAAAACTCGTCGGCCAGCGCGTGCGGATGCGTTATACGCCGGACATTGATTTTATTTTTGATGAATCTGTTTCTTACGGCGCGCATATCGAAGAAATTATTGAGAAAATAAAACATGAATCTTAA
- a CDS encoding bifunctional oligoribonuclease/PAP phosphatase NrnA produces the protein MNLNPIIKAIKANKTFVLTTHANPDVDALTSELALAIYLRSLGKIVHVINADAPLKVYRFLPKINWVKKYNGKPLRYDVAIFLDCADFSRIGSVEGLIDREKMIINIDHHITNEKFGCLNFVDSQASSAAEMVFTFLKSVRYKLTKDIAILLYSGIMTDTGSFRYDNTSPYTHQVVSELLTFKFSANQIYRKIYEAVNLKDLVILAKILDRFEIHHQGKVVCIELTKQILKGFSGEFDLRDKIFTFLRAIQGIEVVVIFTENKGDFTRVNFRSQGKVDVSRVASKYNGGGHAKASGGYLAMSLKKAKKEVLRYLSKVVC, from the coding sequence ATGAATCTTAATCCCATTATAAAAGCCATCAAGGCTAATAAAACTTTTGTTTTAACAACGCACGCTAATCCTGATGTTGATGCTCTGACGTCTGAATTAGCCTTGGCGATCTACTTAAGGTCTTTAGGGAAGATCGTTCACGTTATCAATGCTGATGCCCCGCTTAAGGTGTATCGGTTTTTACCGAAGATTAACTGGGTCAAGAAATATAATGGTAAGCCTTTGCGCTATGATGTCGCTATTTTTCTGGATTGTGCTGATTTCTCTAGGATCGGTTCTGTCGAAGGCTTGATTGATCGAGAGAAAATGATCATCAATATTGACCATCACATTACCAATGAGAAATTTGGTTGTTTGAATTTTGTCGACTCGCAAGCTTCTTCGGCTGCCGAGATGGTCTTTACTTTTCTTAAAAGTGTTCGTTATAAACTTACGAAAGATATCGCCATTCTTTTGTACTCCGGGATCATGACGGATACGGGGTCATTTCGCTATGACAATACATCACCATATACTCATCAAGTCGTCAGTGAATTGTTGACGTTTAAGTTTTCGGCAAACCAAATTTATCGAAAGATCTACGAAGCCGTCAATCTTAAAGATCTTGTGATCCTTGCAAAAATATTAGACCGCTTTGAAATTCATCATCAGGGAAAGGTTGTTTGTATTGAATTGACGAAGCAAATACTTAAAGGATTTTCCGGAGAATTTGACCTGAGAGATAAGATCTTTACATTTTTACGTGCCATACAGGGCATTGAGGTTGTTGTGATATTCACGGAAAACAAAGGTGATTTTACTCGTGTTAATTTTCGTTCCCAGGGCAAAGTTGATGTGTCCCGAGTGGCTTCCAAGTACAATGGGGGAGGACACGCGAAAGCTAGCGGCGGATACCTTGCGATGAGCTTAAAGAAGGCAAAAAAGGAAGTCTTGAGATATTTGTCAAAAGTGGTCTGCTGA
- the truB gene encoding tRNA pseudouridine(55) synthase TruB, whose protein sequence is MDGFLVIDKPAGITSHDVVSFLRRKFQMKRVGHAGTLDPLATGVLIIFLGKSTQLFEKFSSFDKAYEATLRLGLRTSTADIEGRVISQRPYGAVTSNQVEEIFTRFVGDIEQIPPMVSAIKVGGKPLYKLARRGIEVKREPRRIKIYSLSLVDFALPDVKFCLECSKGTYVRKLAEDVGDIIGCGACITQIRRTKIGPFKIEEAVNLEEVNESHLRHWSY, encoded by the coding sequence ATGGACGGATTTTTGGTTATTGATAAGCCCGCTGGAATTACTTCTCATGATGTCGTCAGTTTTCTTCGTAGAAAATTCCAGATGAAGCGAGTTGGCCATGCCGGAACATTAGATCCTCTTGCAACGGGAGTTTTGATCATTTTTTTGGGGAAGAGCACACAGTTATTTGAGAAGTTCTCTTCTTTTGATAAAGCCTATGAGGCAACATTACGTTTAGGCTTGCGAACGAGTACCGCTGATATTGAAGGCCGTGTGATAAGCCAGAGGCCGTATGGCGCAGTGACATCAAATCAGGTGGAAGAGATTTTTACCCGTTTTGTCGGAGATATCGAACAGATTCCTCCCATGGTTTCTGCGATCAAAGTTGGTGGGAAACCGCTTTATAAATTGGCCCGACGCGGTATTGAAGTTAAAAGAGAGCCGCGCCGGATCAAGATTTATTCTTTGTCTCTTGTTGATTTCGCTTTGCCGGATGTAAAATTCTGCCTGGAATGTTCAAAGGGAACTTATGTCCGCAAGCTCGCCGAAGATGTCGGAGATATCATCGGATGCGGGGCTTGCATCACGCAAATTCGCCGGACAAAAATCGGTCCGTTTAAAATTGAAGAAGCGGTTAATCTTGAGGAAGTCAATGAAAGTCATTTACGACATTGGTCGTATTAA
- a CDS encoding bifunctional riboflavin kinase/FAD synthetase: MKVIYDIGRIKKKFPRPVIAIGIFDGVHLGHQKLIRKVIEKAKSLNGTSMVMTFFPHPANILNPKNPVPLLVSLERRIALIRDLGVQVCLVVPFTRKFSNLKPQDFIEKYLFGKVAPEKVFVGKNFHFGKNRQGTPNFLKQIGNQYGFETNVVSFARNHRRTISSTRIRKLILKGQLQTAREFLGRPVSIFGKVSVGKKVGKTLGFPTANIHPSGEILPPRGVYLAQVVLNKRIHNGVANIGIRPSFRERNKALNVEVYIFNFKKNIYGKEIEVRFLSKVRPERRFSTRESLAQQIQKDVELAKEMFRAHRAYSA, translated from the coding sequence ATGAAAGTCATTTACGACATTGGTCGTATTAAAAAGAAGTTTCCTCGCCCTGTTATCGCCATAGGTATTTTTGATGGTGTTCACCTTGGACATCAGAAACTTATCCGAAAAGTTATTGAAAAAGCGAAAAGCTTAAATGGGACAAGCATGGTGATGACATTTTTTCCCCATCCGGCAAATATTTTGAATCCTAAGAATCCTGTTCCTCTGCTAGTTTCTCTTGAGAGGCGAATAGCCCTCATAAGAGACTTAGGAGTTCAGGTTTGTTTGGTTGTGCCGTTTACGCGGAAATTTTCAAATTTAAAACCGCAAGATTTTATCGAGAAGTATCTTTTTGGGAAAGTTGCTCCTGAAAAAGTTTTTGTCGGAAAGAACTTCCATTTCGGGAAGAACCGACAGGGAACGCCAAATTTCTTAAAACAGATAGGCAACCAATATGGTTTTGAAACAAATGTTGTTTCTTTTGCCAGGAATCATCGCAGGACGATCAGTAGCACGCGAATAAGAAAACTTATTTTAAAAGGACAGCTCCAAACAGCGCGGGAGTTTTTAGGGCGCCCGGTTTCAATCTTTGGGAAGGTTAGCGTGGGAAAAAAGGTCGGGAAAACGTTAGGGTTTCCGACGGCAAATATTCATCCTTCCGGAGAAATTCTTCCGCCGCGAGGAGTTTACCTTGCCCAGGTTGTTCTCAATAAAAGAATTCATAATGGTGTTGCTAATATCGGGATCCGCCCTTCTTTTAGGGAGAGAAATAAAGCACTTAATGTTGAAGTTTATATTTTTAATTTTAAAAAAAATATTTATGGAAAGGAAATTGAAGTTCGATTTCTGTCTAAGGTTCGTCCCGAAAGAAGATTTTCGACAAGGGAGTCGCTAGCTCAACAGATCCAAAAAGATGTTGAATTGGCGAAAGAAATGTTTCGGGCTCATCGCGCGTATTCCGCATAA
- the mraZ gene encoding division/cell wall cluster transcriptional repressor MraZ — protein sequence MFYGEYIHTIDRKGRLILPARFRDVAKEHGIEKFFLTRGLDKCIFMFSDDEWRSQEQKFRNMSFTKQEARSFNRMFFSGAAEIIPDRQGRFIVPPYLKDFAGIKIDTIIIGISNRIEVWDAQTWKEFYSNSRGSFEEIAEKIIDV from the coding sequence GTGTTTTACGGCGAATATATTCATACCATTGACCGCAAAGGACGCTTGATCTTGCCGGCGCGCTTTAGAGATGTCGCGAAAGAGCACGGCATTGAGAAGTTCTTTTTAACGCGCGGGTTAGATAAATGTATCTTTATGTTCAGTGATGATGAGTGGCGTTCCCAAGAGCAGAAGTTTCGTAATATGTCATTTACGAAACAAGAGGCGAGAAGTTTTAATCGTATGTTTTTCTCCGGAGCGGCAGAAATTATTCCGGATAGGCAAGGGCGGTTTATCGTCCCTCCTTATTTGAAAGATTTTGCCGGGATAAAAATTGATACCATTATTATTGGTATATCAAATCGCATCGAAGTTTGGGATGCTCAAACTTGGAAAGAATTTTACAGTAATTCTCGTGGTTCGTTCGAGGAAATTGCTGAAAAGATCATTGATGTCTGA
- the rsmH gene encoding 16S rRNA (cytosine(1402)-N(4))-methyltransferase RsmH — MTHIPVMTKEVLENLNLKAGSFVLDCTLGTAGHALEILKRIGPHGRYIGTDRDGESLSVAQDRLKDFAGQCHFEQTDFRDFDVVLNKLGIREVDAILLDVGISSYQIDNPQRGFSLRSDGPLDMRMDKNSYISAYDLVNSLSEKEIASILKNFGEERWHHRIASFLVRERSKNPIASTGDLSRVVLRAIPRGAGKQKIHPATRTFQAFRIAVNRELEALEVALDKSINYLKVGGRTCVISFHSLEDRIAKEKFKEFSQKGLGRIITKTPLRPSDEENAVNSRARSARLRVIERTK; from the coding sequence ATGACTCATATTCCTGTCATGACAAAAGAGGTTCTGGAAAATTTGAACCTCAAAGCAGGTAGTTTTGTATTAGATTGCACGCTTGGTACGGCAGGGCATGCGCTGGAAATACTGAAAAGGATCGGCCCTCATGGACGTTACATCGGCACCGATCGCGACGGTGAATCGCTTTCTGTCGCGCAAGACAGGCTTAAAGATTTTGCCGGACAATGTCATTTTGAACAAACGGATTTTCGTGATTTTGATGTTGTTTTAAATAAGTTAGGGATTCGCGAGGTTGATGCGATCTTGTTGGATGTGGGTATTTCCAGTTATCAAATAGATAATCCTCAGAGGGGTTTTAGCTTGAGATCTGATGGGCCTTTGGATATGCGCATGGATAAAAATAGCTATATTTCAGCGTATGATTTGGTGAACTCTCTTTCGGAAAAAGAGATTGCATCGATCTTAAAAAATTTTGGGGAAGAGCGCTGGCATCATCGCATTGCAAGTTTTCTGGTGAGGGAAAGATCAAAAAATCCTATTGCTTCTACCGGAGATTTAAGCCGTGTCGTTTTAAGGGCGATCCCACGCGGTGCCGGAAAGCAAAAGATCCATCCGGCGACTAGGACTTTTCAAGCTTTTCGCATTGCGGTGAACCGCGAATTGGAAGCCTTAGAAGTAGCCTTAGATAAAAGCATAAATTATCTTAAAGTCGGCGGGCGGACATGTGTTATTTCATTTCACTCGTTAGAAGACAGGATCGCAAAAGAGAAATTTAAAGAGTTTTCGCAAAAAGGATTAGGCCGGATCATTACAAAAACTCCGCTGCGCCCAAGCGATGAAGAAAATGCGGTTAATTCTCGCGCGCGAAGCGCGCGGCTTAGGGTTATAGAAAGGACAAAATGA